Proteins encoded within one genomic window of Setaria italica strain Yugu1 chromosome IV, Setaria_italica_v2.0, whole genome shotgun sequence:
- the LOC101783517 gene encoding shaggy-related protein kinase GSK4 — translation MATAPGGGPLPAADAMEVDPPRASADEKHVATVMGGNDAVTGHIISTTIGGKNGEPKRTISYMAERVVGTGSFGVVFQAKCIETGETVAIKKVLQDKRYKNRELQIMRSIDHCNVISLKHCFFSTTSRDELFLNLVMEFVPESLYRVLKHYKDMKQRMPLIYVKLYMYQIFRGLAYIHNAPGVCHRDIKPQNILVDPLSHQVKVCDFGSAKILVKGEANISYICSRYYRAPELIFGATEYTTSIDIWSAGCVLAELLLGQPLFPGESAVDQLVEIIKVLGTPTREEIRCMNPNYTEFKFPQIKACPWHKIFHKRMPPEAIDLVSRLLQYSPNLRCSALEACAHSLFDELREPHARLPNGRPFPPLFNFKQELANAPPELISKLLPEHARRHSGFNSLFGSGP, via the exons ATGGCCACCGCGCCCGGTGGTGggcccctccccgccgccgacgccatgGAGGTCGacccgccgcgcgcctccgccgACGAGAAG CACGTCGCCACTGTTATGGGGGGAAATGATGCCGTTACTGGCCATATAATCTCGACCACAATTGGTGGAAAGAATGGTGAACCAAAAAGG ACCATTAGCTATATGGCTGAGCGAGTTGTTGGAACTGGATCATTTGGGGTTGTCTTCCAG GCAAAATGCATTGAGACGGGCGAAACTGTTGCCATTAAGAAGGTTCTACAGGACAAAAGATACAAGAATAGGGAGTTGCAGATAATGCGATCGATTGACCATTGCAATGTCATTTCCCTGAAGCATTGTTTCTTCTCTACCACAAGTAGAGATGAACTTTTCCTTAACTTAGTCATGGAGTTTGTTCCAGAGTCACTTTATCGTGTTCTGAAACACTACAAAGATATGAAGCAGAGGATGCCCCTTATATATGTTAAACTGTACATGTATCAG ATATTCCGGGGATTAGCTTATATTCATAATGCACCGGGAGTTTGTCACCGGGATATTAAGCCTCAGAATATTTTG GTGGATCCTCTTTCCCACCAAGTCAAGGTTTGTGACTTCGGGAGTGCTAAAATCTTG GTTAAAGGCGAAGCAAATATCTCGTACATATGCTCGCGTTACTATCGCGCTCCTGAGCTCATATTTGGTGCAACTGAATACACGACATCTATTGATATATGGTCTGCTGGATGTGTTCTTGCTGAGCTTCTTCTTGGTCAA CCTTTGTTTCCTGGTGAAAGCGCTGTGGACCAGCTTGTTGAGATTATCAAG GTTTTGGGTACTCCAACACGAGAGGAAATCCGGTGTATGAATCCCAATTACACAGAATTCAAGTTTCCTCAGATAAAAGCGTGTCCATGGCACAAG ATTTTCCACAAGCGAATGCCTCCAGAAGCAATAGATCTCGTTTCCCGCCTTCTTCAGTATTCACCAAATCTGCGGTGTAGCGCT CTTGAGGCGTGCGCTCATTCATTATTTGACGAGTTACGAGAACCACATGCAAGGCTCCCAAATGGACGCCCATTCCCTCCACTGTTCAACTTTAAGCAGGAA CTAGCAAACGCACCACCGGAGCTTATCAGCAAGCTGTTACCAGAGCATGCTCGAAGGCATTCAGGATTTAATTCTTTATTTGGGAGTGGACCTTAG